The Deinococcus arcticus DNA segment TTCTCTGGCGCGGCTGGGGGTCACTGTGCCCCCAGCCGCGCCGTTCTGGACGGCCCCCGGCCACACCATACCCTGGGCCTTCGGCCGCGCCGGACCGGGGGAGTACACTGCCCGGGTGAATCGCTCTGCGTCCCTCTCCCCCATTCCTTCGCCGTGACCCAGCCCGAACTGCGGATTGGCACCGCGCGCCACGCCTTTCCGTTCAGCCGGGGCCTGCTGGTGGAGTCGCTGGTCAACGCCGGGGCCGACGGCGCGCAGGCCGCCGCCGCCGCCCGGCGCATCGAGCAGCAGTTGCGCCTGGCGCGGCGCACGGTGGTCAGCCCGGCCGAGTTGCAGGCCCTGATGGTGGAGGTGGCCCGCGACGTGCTGGGCCCAGAGGTGGCCCAGGCCGCCCAGGCGCAGACGCCCGCCTTTACCGACATTCTGGTGGCGGCCAAGAAGGGCGAGCTGCCCTTTAGCCGGGGCGTGCTGGCCCGTACCCTGGAAGACACGGGGCTGTCCAGCAAAGACGCCTACGCCACGGCCAGCGTGGTGGACATCGGCCTGCGCCAGCGCGGCGTGCGCCGCCTCAGCGCCGAGGAGATTGACAACCTCACCGAACAGGCCCTGGCCGAGCGCTACGGCGAACACCTGCGCCTGACCTACCGCTACCTGCGCCACAACCGGGGCAAACTGGGCGTGATTGGCGAGGGCAGCACGGTGCCCGGCCCCTTTTCCAAGGGCATTCTGGTGCAGTCCATGCTGGCCGCCGGGGTCACGCCGGATGTGGCCCGCAAGGTGGCGCGCGTGACCCAGCGCGACCTGCGCGGGCGCGAGGACCGGGTGGTGACCCGGCAGGCCATTCAGGCCAAGGTGGAAGCCCTGCTGCGCGACGAGGTGGGCCCGGACGTGAGCGCGCGCTACCGCCTGCTGCGGGTGATTCGCCGCCCGCCCCGCCCGGTTATTGTGCTGCTGGGCGGCGTGTCGGGCACCGGCAAGAGTTTCCTGGCCGCCGAGATTGCCTACCGCCTGGGCATTGCGCGGGTGGTGAGCACCGATT contains these protein-coding regions:
- a CDS encoding ATP cone domain-containing protein — its product is MTQPELRIGTARHAFPFSRGLLVESLVNAGADGAQAAAAARRIEQQLRLARRTVVSPAELQALMVEVARDVLGPEVAQAAQAQTPAFTDILVAAKKGELPFSRGVLARTLEDTGLSSKDAYATASVVDIGLRQRGVRRLSAEEIDNLTEQALAERYGEHLRLTYRYLRHNRGKLGVIGEGSTVPGPFSKGILVQSMLAAGVTPDVARKVARVTQRDLRGREDRVVTRQAIQAKVEALLRDEVGPDVSARYRLLRVIRRPPRPVIVLLGGVSGTGKSFLAAEIAYRLGIARVVSTDSIREVMRAMVSPALVPTLHASTFNAWEALLPPGAERPERPTREALLAGFRDQVGQVSVGLGAVVERSVQEGSSLVLEGVHLVPGYLRAEAFAGALMVPMLVTLPDPAEHRRHFESRDLETAASRPMHRYMAYFDEIRAMQDELEALARAQGVPLLDGLTLDESAEQAVDVVLRQVMVALTPEERQNLLGEEFSGTRLDPRS